From Suncus etruscus isolate mSunEtr1 chromosome 6, mSunEtr1.pri.cur, whole genome shotgun sequence, one genomic window encodes:
- the HPDL gene encoding 4-hydroxyphenylpyruvate dioxygenase-like protein: protein MAVCARRLCHIAFHVPPGHLLGRDLQRLFGFQPLAAREADGWRQLALRSGDAVLLVNEGAGPREPLYGLDPCHAVPSAANLCFEVPDVGEAARALAARGCAVQVPPVDVRDARGAATYAVVRSPVARLSLTLLEQRADARGPFLPGFEPVSSAPGPGWVSHVDHLTLACTPGSTPALMRWFQHHLGFCHLPLSPGEDPEVGLEVSAGPGLGGLRLTALQAPPGCTVPTLVFAESLPRSTTGDQDQVEQFLARHGGPGLQHVGLYTPSIVEAAEGVVAAGGRLLTPPDAYYQQPGKERQILDAGHQPHLLARQGILLDGDRDQFLLQVFTKSLFAEDTFFLELIQRQGATGFGQGNIRALWQSVQEQAVRDQKA from the coding sequence ATGGCCGTGTGCGCCCGCCGGCTGTGCCACATCGCCTTCCACGTGCCGCCCGGGCACCTGCTGGGCCGCGACCTGCAGCGTCTCTTCGGCTTCCAGCCGCTGGCGGCGCGTGAGGCGGACGGCTGGAGGCAGCTGGCGCTGCGCAGCGGGGACGCGGTGCTGCTGGTGAACGAGGGCGCGGGGCCCCGGGAGCCGCTGTACGGCCTGGACCCTTGCCACGCCGTGCCCAGCGCCGCCAACCTGTGCTTCGAGGTGCCCGACGTGGGCGAGGCCGCCCGGGCGCTGGCCGCGCGAGGCTGCGCGGTGCAGGTGCCCCCCGTGGACGTGCGGGACGCGCGGGGCGCCGCCACCTACGCCGTGGTCCGCTCCCCCGTGGCCCGGCTCAGCCTGACGCTGCTGGAGCAGCGCGCCGACGCCCGCGGGCCCTTCCTACCGGGCTTCGAACCCGTGTCCTCGGCCCCCGGCCCCGGCTGGGTGAGCCACGTGGACCACCTGACCCTGGCCTGCACCCCCGGCAGCACCCCGGCTCTGATGCGCTGGTTCCAACACCACCTCGGCTTCTGCCACTTGCCCCTGAGCCCAGGGGAGGACCCCGAGGTGGGCCTCGAGGTGTCGGCGGGGCCCGGGCTCGGGGGGCTGCGGCTCACCGCCTTGCAAGCCCCCCCGGGCTGCACCGTGCCCACCCTCGTGTTTGCCGAGTCCCTGCCTAGGAGCACCACCGGTGACCAGGACCAAGTGGAGCAGTTCCTGGCCAGGCACGGGGGGCCCGGGCTGCAGCACGTGGGGCTGTACACCCCGAGCATCGTGGAAGCTGCAGAAGGGGTGGTGGCAGCCGGGGGCCGTCTCCTCACTCCCCCAGACGCCTACTACCAACAGCCCGGCAAGGAAAGGCAGATTCTAGACGCCGGGCACCAGCCACACCTGTTGGCCCGGCAGGGGATCCTGCTAGATGGCGACCGAGACCAGTTCCTGCTACAGGTCTTCACCAAGTCCCTCTTTGCAGAGGACACTTTCTTTCTAGAGCTGATCCAGAGGCAAGGGGCCACAGGCTTTGGCCAGGGTAACATTCGGGCTCTGTGGCAGTCGGTACAGGAGCAAGCTGTCCGGGACCAGAAAGCCTGA